The Pedobacter mucosus genome window below encodes:
- the tyrS gene encoding tyrosine--tRNA ligase encodes MTNFVEELRWRGMLHDIMPNTEEKLKEGMISGYIGFDPTADSLHVGHLTQIMTLIHFQKAGHKPYALVGGATGMVGDPSGKSDERNLQTEEMIEHNLTGMKRQLAKFLKFEDAGNGAVMVNNADWFKDMNLFTFIRDVGKHITVNYMMAKDSVKRRLEGDSGLSFTEFCYQLIQGYDFYHLWKNNNCLIQMGGSDQWGNIVTGTELIRRKDSGTAYAITTQLIKKADGTKFGKTESGAIWLDAEKTSPYKFYQFWLNASDDDVKKWIRIFTLKSKEEIESLEVAHDAAPHLRVLQKALAEDITVKTHSVEALETAIKTSEFLFANGTLDFLKSLTVAQVLEMFEGIPQFIIHKEELESGIDAATILAEKSSVASSKGEAKKLIQGGGVSVNREKISEVNQVYKTADLINDKFIVIQKGKKSYFLLIAE; translated from the coding sequence ATGACGAATTTTGTTGAAGAATTAAGGTGGCGAGGCATGTTGCATGATATTATGCCGAATACGGAAGAAAAGTTGAAAGAGGGTATGATTTCGGGTTATATTGGTTTCGACCCTACAGCAGATTCGTTACATGTTGGGCATTTAACGCAAATAATGACTTTAATACATTTCCAAAAAGCTGGTCACAAACCATATGCTTTAGTTGGTGGAGCTACCGGAATGGTTGGTGATCCATCTGGAAAATCTGATGAACGTAATCTTCAAACTGAAGAAATGATTGAGCACAACCTGACTGGAATGAAACGTCAGCTTGCTAAGTTTTTAAAATTTGAAGACGCTGGAAATGGCGCCGTGATGGTAAACAATGCAGACTGGTTTAAAGATATGAACCTATTTACCTTTATCAGAGATGTAGGAAAACACATTACGGTAAATTACATGATGGCAAAAGATAGCGTTAAAAGGCGATTAGAAGGAGATTCCGGATTGTCTTTTACCGAATTCTGTTACCAACTTATTCAAGGTTACGATTTTTACCACTTATGGAAAAATAACAACTGTTTAATCCAAATGGGAGGTTCCGATCAATGGGGTAATATTGTTACCGGAACAGAATTGATTAGAAGAAAAGATTCAGGAACTGCTTACGCAATTACTACGCAATTAATAAAAAAGGCAGATGGAACCAAGTTTGGTAAAACGGAAAGTGGTGCCATTTGGCTAGATGCTGAAAAAACATCTCCATATAAATTCTATCAATTTTGGTTAAATGCATCAGATGATGATGTTAAAAAATGGATCAGAATTTTCACACTGAAAAGTAAAGAAGAGATCGAAAGTTTAGAAGTAGCACATGATGCTGCACCACATTTAAGGGTATTGCAAAAAGCGCTGGCTGAAGATATTACGGTTAAAACTCATTCTGTTGAGGCTTTAGAAACTGCAATTAAAACTTCAGAATTTTTGTTCGCTAATGGAACATTAGACTTTTTAAAGAGTTTAACAGTTGCCCAAGTTTTAGAGATGTTTGAAGGAATTCCTCAATTTATTATTCATAAAGAAGAATTAGAAAGTGGTATTGATGCCGCTACAATTTTGGCAGAAAAATCGAGCGTTGCATCATCAAAAGGTGAAGCAAAAAAGCTAATTCAAGGTGGCGGGGTTTCAGTAAATAGAGAAAAGATTTCGGAAGTGAATCAAGTTTATAAAACAGCTGATTTAATTAACGATAAATTCATTGTTATTCAAAAAGGAAAGAAAAGTTATTTTTTATTAATTGCAGAGTAG
- the parS gene encoding type II RES/Xre toxin-antitoxin system antitoxin — MKKKLDHTATVEEPMVAYSAANYTPMVAMMGDQYINPSDIDLLKLARKGIPKKSLLALAKRISLTIEEVASVLHISERTLQRYTPNTLVKTEYADRAIELALLYERGIEVLGSERAFSSWVKSPNMALGGEVPFNLLDTRIGFNMVLQILGRIEYGVFS, encoded by the coding sequence ATGAAAAAGAAACTTGATCATACAGCCACAGTAGAAGAGCCAATGGTTGCCTACAGTGCTGCCAATTATACCCCAATGGTAGCTATGATGGGCGATCAGTATATAAATCCTTCTGATATTGATTTATTGAAGCTTGCCCGCAAGGGTATTCCAAAAAAGTCGTTGTTGGCTCTTGCAAAACGCATTTCTTTAACTATAGAAGAGGTTGCTTCAGTTTTGCATATTTCAGAGCGCACGTTGCAGCGCTATACGCCCAATACACTTGTAAAAACAGAATATGCCGATAGAGCTATAGAATTGGCACTTTTATATGAGCGTGGCATTGAAGTTTTGGGTAGCGAGAGGGCATTTAGTAGCTGGGTAAAATCGCCAAATATGGCTTTGGGAGGTGAAGTCCCATTTAATTTACTTGATACACGCATTGGTTTTAATATGGTATTGCAAATATTAGGCAGAATAGAATATGGCGTTTTCAGTTAG
- a CDS encoding RES family NAD+ phosphorylase — protein MKLYRISNCQHAKDMSGTGAKLFGGRWNSVGVPMHYMAENRSLAALEVLANKNNISDAKNLCLTIFEVPSDSIEIYKPEQLPEDWRMYSAPLILKQIGDEFIKQNKFLLLKVPSVLIEDEFNYLMNVNHDLCEKVDILEVKPFNFDKRLI, from the coding sequence ATGAAACTTTACCGGATTAGTAATTGCCAGCACGCCAAGGATATGAGTGGAACTGGAGCCAAGCTATTTGGTGGCCGATGGAATTCGGTCGGTGTACCTATGCATTATATGGCGGAAAATAGATCTTTGGCTGCGCTAGAAGTTCTTGCTAACAAAAATAACATCAGCGATGCCAAAAATTTATGCCTAACAATTTTTGAAGTTCCTTCAGATAGCATCGAAATTTATAAGCCAGAACAGTTACCAGAAGATTGGAGAATGTATTCAGCACCTTTAATTCTGAAACAAATTGGAGATGAATTTATTAAACAAAATAAATTTCTCTTGTTAAAAGTTCCGTCAGTATTAATTGAAGATGAATTCAATTATCTAATGAATGTAAATCATGATTTGTGTGAAAAAGTTGACATACTTGAAGTAAAGCCATTCAATTTTGATAAGAGATTAATTTGA
- a CDS encoding acyl transferase, protein MNIITAENIFEIKNTEQFDEIALAIFKLQAENCLVYNEYIRHLHIDVEKVATIEQIPFLPIGFFKSHKVLSNGEVIETTFSSSGTTGMSQSQHYVTDARLYERSYLQAFNQFYGNIEDYCFLALLPSYQQRAGSSLIYMVNDLIEKSKHPKSGYFLYNHEELLQTLTDLKAKNQKTVLIGVTYALLDFIEKYEIDFPNLIVMETGGMKGKRKEMVREELHEQLTKGFGIKSIHSEYGMTELLSQAYSLGDGVFNCPNWMKILIRDTNDPLSLILKGRTGGINVIDLANINSCSFIATQDLGKINKDGSFEVLGRFDNADIRGCNLLVQ, encoded by the coding sequence GTGAATATAATTACCGCTGAAAATATTTTTGAAATAAAAAACACTGAACAATTTGATGAAATTGCTCTAGCTATTTTTAAACTTCAAGCCGAAAACTGCTTGGTTTACAACGAATATATTCGTCATTTACATATTGATGTTGAGAAGGTAGCTACTATAGAACAAATTCCATTTCTCCCTATTGGTTTTTTTAAAAGTCACAAAGTATTAAGTAATGGTGAGGTTATAGAAACAACTTTTTCCAGTTCAGGAACTACAGGAATGAGTCAAAGTCAGCATTATGTTACCGATGCGAGACTATATGAACGAAGTTATCTTCAGGCGTTTAATCAATTTTATGGAAATATAGAAGATTACTGCTTTCTGGCCCTTCTGCCATCCTATCAACAACGAGCAGGATCATCTTTAATTTACATGGTTAATGATCTGATCGAGAAAAGTAAGCATCCAAAAAGTGGATACTTCTTATACAACCATGAGGAGCTGTTGCAAACCTTAACAGATTTAAAGGCAAAAAATCAAAAAACAGTTTTAATTGGTGTTACCTATGCTCTGCTTGATTTCATTGAGAAATATGAAATCGATTTTCCTAATTTAATTGTAATGGAAACTGGCGGAATGAAAGGCAAACGTAAGGAAATGGTTCGCGAAGAATTACATGAACAGCTTACTAAGGGCTTCGGAATAAAATCAATCCATAGCGAATATGGAATGACAGAGCTACTTTCGCAAGCCTATTCCTTGGGCGATGGTGTGTTTAACTGTCCAAATTGGATGAAGATTTTAATTAGAGATACCAACGATCCATTGTCTTTAATATTGAAAGGACGAACTGGAGGAATTAATGTAATTGATTTAGCCAATATCAATTCTTGTTCATTTATCGCAACCCAAGATTTAGGGAAAATTAATAAAGATGGTAGCTTTGAAGTTTTGGGCAGATTTGACAACGCTGATATAAGAGGTTGTAATTTATTGGTTCAATAA
- a CDS encoding penicillin acylase family protein codes for MNKIKALSCIIIPIALAFLFNTKMGSTPPLLKFLNPFMGFWQNAENNHFMFNHKANIKGATDVIEIEFDDRMIPHIFAKNDHDLYLAQGYVTAMHRLWQMDFQTRFAAGRISEVVGEKAIEVDRYQRRMGLVYGAENSLKGMMADPKSKEMILAYTDGINAYIKTLSHANYPIEYKILDFKPENWTPVKCALLLKQMSAVLAMGSDEFYMTNIMKKFGPEVTSNLFPDYPFREDPIIPVGTKWNFSPLPTPKTPQSFIDAQTGNVKTKEKIEGIGSNNWALSGSKTASGYPILANDPHLDLTLPSIWYQIQLHAPGINTYGVSLPGAPGIIIGFNQKIAWGVTNVAADVLDFYQIKFRDNSHNEYWYNNKWNSTNKRYETIKIRGGKDEIDTVYYTHHGPVVYFQKPKYARANNVPVGDALRWIAHDESNELMTFYYLNRGKNYDDYRKALTFYTAPAQNFVFASIDNDIAITPNGKFPLKWKDQGKFVLDGTDPAYDWQGWIPAEQNPTVKNPPRGFVSSANQSSTDKTYPYYINWEFSPYERGKRINDRLGAMSKATLDSIRLMQTDNYSIMAQNLLPALMPLVNGEQLNATQKEAYSYLTKWNKRYDANEIAASVFEIWTKRLSFNIWNDEFEVEGIPMRYPSRDRTVEMILKEPNAKWYDNIKTSKKETLSDLVNESFKYSCDSLERRFGPINKDWNWANVKQTNVPHLAKIPGFGSKTLLIGGAKSTINAISETNGPSWRMVIELGKTPKGHGVYPGGQSGNPGSKFYDNMIDTWASGKLYDLFYMQTPDDKSGTIISHLKISK; via the coding sequence ATGAATAAAATAAAAGCGCTTTCTTGCATTATAATTCCAATAGCACTCGCCTTTCTATTTAATACAAAAATGGGCAGCACTCCGCCCCTCTTAAAATTTTTAAATCCTTTTATGGGTTTTTGGCAAAATGCCGAAAACAATCATTTTATGTTCAATCATAAAGCGAATATAAAAGGCGCTACCGATGTAATAGAAATTGAATTTGATGACCGGATGATTCCGCATATTTTCGCTAAAAATGATCACGACCTTTACTTAGCTCAGGGTTATGTTACGGCAATGCATCGCCTTTGGCAAATGGATTTCCAAACCCGTTTTGCCGCAGGGCGGATTAGCGAAGTGGTTGGCGAAAAAGCAATTGAAGTAGATCGATATCAACGCCGAATGGGCCTGGTGTACGGAGCTGAAAATTCTTTAAAAGGAATGATGGCTGATCCGAAATCGAAAGAAATGATCCTAGCTTATACCGATGGGATTAATGCTTACATTAAAACGCTTTCTCATGCAAATTATCCGATAGAATATAAAATATTGGATTTTAAACCAGAGAACTGGACACCAGTAAAATGCGCATTACTGCTTAAACAAATGTCGGCAGTTTTAGCCATGGGATCTGATGAATTTTACATGACTAATATCATGAAAAAATTCGGTCCTGAAGTAACCAGCAATCTTTTCCCTGATTATCCTTTCCGTGAAGATCCAATTATTCCAGTAGGAACAAAATGGAATTTTTCTCCATTGCCAACGCCAAAAACACCACAAAGTTTTATCGATGCGCAAACAGGAAATGTTAAAACGAAAGAAAAAATTGAAGGTATTGGCAGCAATAACTGGGCACTTTCAGGTTCAAAAACGGCATCAGGTTATCCAATTTTAGCAAACGATCCGCATCTTGATTTAACACTTCCTTCTATTTGGTACCAAATTCAATTGCATGCGCCAGGCATAAATACTTATGGTGTTTCGCTTCCCGGTGCGCCTGGCATAATTATTGGCTTTAACCAAAAAATTGCCTGGGGAGTTACAAATGTTGCTGCAGATGTGTTGGACTTTTATCAAATTAAATTTAGAGATAATTCGCACAACGAGTATTGGTATAACAATAAATGGAACTCTACAAATAAACGCTACGAAACTATAAAAATCCGTGGTGGTAAAGATGAAATTGATACCGTTTATTATACTCACCATGGACCAGTAGTTTACTTTCAAAAACCAAAATATGCAAGGGCAAACAATGTTCCGGTTGGCGATGCATTAAGGTGGATTGCGCATGATGAATCAAACGAACTTATGACTTTTTACTATTTAAATCGTGGTAAAAATTATGATGATTACCGTAAAGCTTTAACTTTTTATACAGCTCCTGCTCAAAATTTTGTGTTCGCTAGTATTGATAATGATATCGCCATTACGCCAAATGGAAAATTTCCGCTAAAATGGAAAGATCAAGGCAAATTCGTGCTGGATGGAACAGATCCAGCTTATGATTGGCAAGGTTGGATTCCAGCTGAACAAAATCCCACCGTTAAAAATCCACCACGTGGCTTTGTAAGTTCTGCAAATCAATCTTCAACAGATAAAACCTATCCTTATTATATCAATTGGGAATTTTCTCCTTATGAACGTGGCAAACGAATTAACGATCGACTTGGTGCAATGAGTAAAGCTACGCTTGATAGTATTCGGTTAATGCAAACAGACAATTATAGCATAATGGCCCAAAATTTATTGCCTGCTTTAATGCCGTTAGTTAATGGAGAACAATTAAATGCAACTCAAAAAGAAGCTTACAGTTACCTTACTAAATGGAATAAACGTTATGATGCAAACGAAATTGCAGCAAGTGTTTTCGAAATCTGGACCAAACGTCTAAGCTTCAATATCTGGAATGATGAGTTTGAAGTAGAAGGTATTCCAATGCGTTATCCATCTAGAGATAGAACCGTAGAAATGATTTTGAAGGAGCCAAACGCGAAGTGGTACGATAACATAAAAACCAGTAAAAAAGAAACACTATCTGATTTGGTAAATGAATCATTCAAGTACAGTTGCGATAGTTTAGAACGTAGGTTTGGACCTATAAATAAAGATTGGAACTGGGCAAACGTTAAACAAACGAACGTTCCGCATTTGGCAAAAATACCTGGCTTTGGTTCTAAAACATTGTTAATCGGAGGAGCAAAAAGTACAATTAATGCCATTAGTGAAACCAACGGCCCATCATGGAGAATGGTAATTGAACTTGGTAAAACACCTAAAGGACATGGCGTTTATCCTGGCGGGCAATCTGGTAATCCGGGCAGTAAATTTTACGATAATATGATTGATACCTGGGCTAGTGGAAAGCTTTATGATCTCTTCTATATGCAAACGCCTGATGATAAATCAGGAACAATTATCTCTCATTTAAAAATTTCTAAATAG
- a CDS encoding TonB-dependent receptor, producing the protein MRKFFTQIFLVFFIVCAFIFEAQAQTLTVSGNIKDKQSKEPLVGVSISIKGQSSGTATTNTGAFSFTTSAKLPFTLVASYVGYGTVEQQVTNINTPISLELEAVTLLGGDVVISASRTPERILESPVSIERMGAAAIKDIAVPSFYDALNNMKGVESSNQSLTFKSINTRGFNSNGNTRFNQYIDGMDNQAPGLNFSVGNIVGITELDIDNVELLPGASSALYGAGGINGTLLMTSKDPFRYQGASFQYKTGVNHVNDDNSSVQPFNQLDVRVAKSWNNKFGMKAAFSFLQAKDWNANNYSNFDRVARTVKPGTRESDPNYDGVNTYGDELSQNMRNVAQSVLSAGTATYVRNYGLATGGLVPNQTQINTFLASNAQTRPFYAGLTTPGLIPNQNITRNGYNEADLVDYDTKSLKASGALYYNISNTVQATLQANWGTGTSVYTGSDRYSLRNFNIGQYKLELKGEDFMLRGYTTQERSGDSYISSILGSYINEKAKVSQAWFPEYVGNYVGARSLGLNDAQAQAAARTAANSASAGGGAYFAPGSPAFNIAKDQIINTTISASDPSKGIYGAKFDDKSNLYHYEGLYNFTNLFNKVVEFQVGASYRLYDLNSAGTIFNDLNESIDIKEYGSFAQIGKKFFNDKVKFTVAGRYDKSQNFEGRFTPRVTGVFTVAKNNNIRVSYQTGYRNPTTQNQYIDLSVGGGTQRLIGGLPEIIFNKYKLDVNKAYTDVSYRAFLGSAATTGTPNGALLQQYTFDSRGVRPESVQSYELGYKGLILPNLLLDAYGYYNKYKDFITAVEVYQNTGTAAAPNFVKFGVPVNAEGEVTSYGGALGLDYLIGKYNISANVSYNEIGDLPVNYINDFNTPKIRYNLGLGNREIIKNFGFNVSYRWQDQFYWNSSFSAGQVPAYSSLDAQVSLQIPSVKSSIKLGGSNVLNKYYFTSYGNPASGAIYYLAFTFNP; encoded by the coding sequence ATGAGAAAATTTTTTACACAGATCTTTTTAGTGTTTTTTATTGTTTGCGCATTTATTTTTGAAGCACAAGCGCAAACCCTAACTGTTAGCGGAAACATTAAAGATAAGCAATCGAAAGAACCATTAGTAGGCGTAAGTATTTCCATCAAGGGGCAATCTAGTGGTACAGCAACAACTAATACCGGTGCATTTTCGTTTACAACATCGGCAAAACTTCCCTTTACGCTCGTTGCATCATATGTTGGCTACGGAACAGTAGAACAGCAAGTTACAAATATTAATACGCCAATAAGCTTAGAATTGGAAGCGGTTACGCTTTTAGGTGGTGATGTAGTTATCTCCGCATCTCGTACGCCAGAAAGAATTTTGGAATCACCAGTTTCAATAGAGCGAATGGGTGCTGCGGCCATTAAAGATATTGCTGTCCCATCTTTTTACGATGCTTTGAATAATATGAAGGGCGTAGAAAGTAGTAATCAAAGTTTAACTTTTAAATCTATAAATACCCGCGGTTTTAATTCAAATGGAAATACACGTTTTAACCAATATATAGATGGGATGGATAATCAAGCTCCAGGACTTAATTTTTCTGTAGGAAATATTGTTGGTATCACCGAACTCGATATTGATAATGTAGAACTTTTACCCGGTGCATCTTCCGCTTTATATGGTGCTGGTGGTATTAATGGAACTTTATTGATGACATCAAAAGATCCATTCAGATATCAAGGTGCTAGTTTTCAATATAAAACAGGCGTAAATCATGTAAATGATGATAATAGTAGCGTTCAGCCCTTTAACCAATTGGATGTTCGTGTAGCCAAATCGTGGAATAACAAGTTTGGTATGAAGGCTGCCTTCTCATTTTTGCAAGCAAAAGATTGGAACGCAAATAATTATTCAAATTTTGATCGGGTTGCAAGAACTGTAAAGCCGGGAACTAGAGAGTCTGATCCAAATTATGATGGCGTAAATACTTACGGTGATGAATTGAGCCAAAACATGAGAAATGTGGCTCAAAGTGTTTTGTCGGCCGGAACTGCAACATACGTAAGAAATTACGGTTTAGCTACTGGCGGATTAGTACCAAATCAAACGCAGATTAATACATTTTTAGCCTCGAACGCTCAAACCAGACCTTTTTATGCTGGTTTAACTACACCAGGTTTAATCCCAAATCAAAATATAACCCGAAATGGATATAATGAAGCAGATTTAGTTGATTACGATACAAAATCACTTAAAGCATCTGGAGCATTATACTATAATATTAGTAACACTGTTCAGGCAACTTTACAAGCCAATTGGGGAACTGGTACTTCGGTATATACAGGCTCAGATCGTTATTCATTGCGCAACTTTAACATCGGACAGTATAAACTGGAATTAAAGGGAGAAGATTTTATGTTGCGTGGATACACTACGCAGGAGCGTTCAGGAGATTCCTATATTTCATCAATTTTAGGAAGTTATATCAATGAAAAAGCAAAGGTTTCACAGGCATGGTTTCCCGAATATGTAGGTAATTATGTTGGCGCTAGATCACTTGGTTTAAATGATGCACAAGCTCAAGCTGCAGCAAGAACAGCTGCAAATTCTGCATCTGCAGGTGGTGGAGCCTATTTTGCACCAGGATCACCAGCCTTCAACATTGCGAAAGATCAAATTATTAATACAACTATTAGTGCATCCGATCCATCAAAAGGAATTTATGGTGCTAAGTTTGATGATAAAAGTAACCTTTACCATTATGAAGGTTTGTATAATTTCACAAACCTTTTTAATAAAGTAGTAGAATTTCAAGTAGGTGCATCTTACCGTCTTTATGATTTAAATTCTGCCGGAACAATTTTTAACGATTTAAATGAATCTATTGACATTAAAGAATACGGATCATTTGCACAAATTGGCAAGAAGTTTTTTAATGATAAAGTTAAATTTACGGTTGCTGGTCGTTATGATAAAAGCCAAAATTTTGAAGGAAGATTTACGCCAAGGGTAACAGGAGTTTTTACAGTTGCTAAAAATAATAACATTCGGGTTTCTTATCAAACGGGTTACCGTAATCCTACAACTCAAAATCAATATATAGATTTATCAGTAGGCGGCGGTACTCAACGTTTAATAGGTGGCTTACCAGAAATCATCTTCAATAAATACAAGCTTGATGTTAATAAAGCTTATACTGATGTAAGTTACAGAGCATTTTTAGGATCAGCAGCAACTACAGGAACACCAAATGGCGCACTGCTTCAACAATATACTTTCGATAGCAGGGGTGTTCGTCCGGAAAGCGTTCAATCCTACGAGTTAGGGTATAAAGGCTTAATTCTTCCGAACTTATTGTTAGATGCGTATGGTTATTACAATAAATACAAAGATTTTATTACTGCTGTAGAAGTATATCAAAACACAGGAACGGCAGCTGCTCCAAACTTTGTAAAATTTGGCGTGCCTGTTAATGCAGAAGGCGAAGTTACTTCCTATGGTGGCGCTTTAGGCTTAGATTATCTTATCGGGAAATATAACATTAGCGCTAACGTTTCTTATAACGAAATTGGCGACTTACCAGTTAATTATATCAATGATTTTAATACGCCAAAGATTCGTTACAATTTAGGTTTAGGAAACAGAGAAATAATTAAAAATTTCGGTTTCAATGTTTCCTACCGTTGGCAAGATCAGTTTTACTGGAATTCTTCATTCTCTGCAGGTCAAGTTCCAGCTTATAGCTCATTGGATGCGCAAGTTAGTTTACAGATTCCATCAGTTAAATCATCAATTAAATTAGGCGGATCGAATGTACTTAACAAATATTATTTCACATCTTATGGTAATCCAGCTTCTGGTGCAATTTATTATTTAGCATTTACTTTTAATCCATAA
- a CDS encoding glycoside hydrolase family 31 protein: MEAQNEKPVEVSDLIEKEQEIQHLNNPVDISVKPIVKQYLGAVKKVKKEGNRFYFSDGDARVEIRVVSDDIIRVRLAPHGVFLDDFSYAVPEVDQKVSVFKMQEHADYYTVSTYAVTCKIEKANFHISFSDNLTNLVMVDEANSMHWEENVDFGGYYIYATKQCHPEENFFGLGDKSGNFNLRGRRFENWNTDAYSFGWDQDPLYRTIPFYIGLHNQAAYGIFFDNTFKSYFDFGKEDISKTSFWSDGGELQYYYIHGPHMMDVVKRYASLTGTHPMPPKWTLGYQQCRWSYYPESKVKEIAKQFRERKIPCDAIYLDIDYMDGYRCFTWNKKYFPDPRRMIKELSDDGFKTVVMIDPGIKVDDDYWVFKEGKEKRFFCRRSDDYYMEGHVWPGRCQFPDFTNPKVRTWWGNLYKELVDMGVAGFWNDMNEPAVFGSGTFPNDVRHNYDGFRGSHRKAHNVYGMQMVRSTYEGLKKLMRNKRPFTITRAGYSGMQRYASVWTGDNIASWEHLKLGNIQCQRLSVSGVPFCGTDIGGFSGEPDGELFTRWIQLGTFSPFMRAHSAGDTAEREPWSFGEFFEDINRKFIELRYRLMPYLYSVFWEHHRYGFPILRPLVMLEQENIGNSFRQDEFCYGDKLLICPILEQGAIARKVYLPKGTWYNFWTNEVLIGENEYHVEAKIDSMPMFVRAGSVIPEYPVMQYVDEKVISEVVLNIYYSDYEVNSYMYEDHGDTFAYEQDIYLEKKFTVKGDNQIVKINQLSEGLYTPNYELYACNVMGVNFQVKKVLVDNKEVTDFYTDDKNCLQFKCNKNFLDIQIFSL, encoded by the coding sequence ATGGAAGCGCAAAACGAAAAGCCAGTAGAAGTAAGCGATCTAATTGAAAAGGAACAAGAAATACAGCATTTAAATAACCCGGTAGATATATCCGTTAAGCCTATCGTAAAACAATACCTTGGCGCTGTAAAAAAAGTAAAAAAAGAGGGCAATCGCTTTTACTTTTCTGATGGTGATGCCAGGGTCGAAATTAGGGTAGTTAGCGATGATATAATAAGGGTTAGACTTGCGCCTCATGGTGTTTTTTTAGATGATTTTTCTTATGCGGTTCCTGAGGTAGATCAAAAAGTTTCGGTGTTTAAAATGCAGGAACATGCAGATTATTATACCGTTTCTACCTATGCTGTAACCTGTAAAATAGAAAAGGCAAATTTCCATATTTCTTTCTCTGATAACCTTACTAATTTAGTGATGGTTGATGAGGCTAATTCAATGCATTGGGAAGAAAATGTTGACTTTGGCGGCTATTATATTTATGCAACAAAACAATGCCATCCAGAAGAAAACTTTTTCGGTTTAGGAGATAAATCTGGTAATTTTAATCTTCGTGGTCGCCGTTTTGAAAACTGGAATACTGACGCTTACTCTTTTGGCTGGGATCAGGATCCGCTTTATCGAACTATTCCTTTTTATATCGGCCTACATAATCAGGCAGCATATGGAATCTTTTTTGATAATACTTTTAAATCTTATTTCGATTTTGGTAAAGAAGATATAAGTAAAACTAGTTTTTGGTCTGATGGTGGCGAGCTGCAATATTATTACATTCATGGGCCACACATGATGGATGTTGTTAAGCGTTATGCAAGCTTAACGGGTACACATCCTATGCCTCCAAAATGGACTTTAGGTTATCAACAATGCCGTTGGAGTTATTATCCAGAATCGAAAGTTAAAGAAATAGCAAAACAATTTAGAGAACGAAAAATACCATGTGATGCCATTTATTTGGATATTGATTACATGGACGGGTATAGGTGCTTTACCTGGAACAAAAAATATTTTCCAGATCCGAGAAGGATGATCAAGGAACTTTCTGATGATGGTTTCAAAACTGTTGTAATGATTGATCCAGGAATTAAAGTGGATGATGATTACTGGGTTTTTAAGGAAGGAAAAGAGAAAAGATTTTTTTGTCGCCGTAGCGATGATTATTATATGGAAGGCCATGTTTGGCCTGGACGATGCCAGTTTCCTGATTTTACAAATCCTAAAGTAAGAACTTGGTGGGGCAATTTATATAAGGAATTAGTGGACATGGGCGTTGCAGGATTCTGGAATGATATGAACGAACCAGCGGTTTTTGGCTCTGGTACTTTCCCTAACGATGTGCGTCATAATTACGATGGTTTCCGCGGTTCGCACCGTAAAGCGCATAATGTTTATGGCATGCAAATGGTGCGTTCAACCTATGAAGGACTTAAAAAATTAATGCGTAATAAACGCCCTTTCACCATTACTAGAGCAGGTTATTCTGGTATGCAACGTTATGCAAGTGTTTGGACAGGAGATAACATTGCTAGCTGGGAGCATTTAAAATTAGGCAACATTCAGTGTCAACGATTATCCGTTTCTGGTGTTCCTTTTTGCGGCACTGATATTGGCGGATTTAGTGGCGAGCCCGATGGTGAATTATTTACCCGTTGGATTCAGTTAGGCACATTTTCTCCTTTTATGAGGGCGCATTCTGCAGGAGATACAGCAGAACGCGAACCTTGGAGTTTTGGTGAGTTTTTCGAAGATATTAACCGTAAGTTTATTGAACTTCGTTATCGCTTAATGCCTTATTTATATTCTGTTTTTTGGGAACATCACCGTTATGGCTTTCCAATTCTACGGCCTTTAGTAATGCTTGAGCAAGAGAATATTGGAAATAGTTTCCGCCAGGATGAATTTTGTTATGGTGATAAACTATTAATATGTCCAATTCTGGAACAAGGTGCAATTGCAAGAAAAGTTTATCTTCCGAAGGGAACCTGGTATAACTTTTGGACAAATGAAGTTTTAATAGGTGAAAACGAATATCATGTTGAGGCAAAAATTGATAGTATGCCTATGTTTGTTAGGGCGGGCTCGGTTATTCCCGAATATCCAGTAATGCAATATGTAGATGAGAAAGTAATTTCTGAGGTTGTTTTAAATATTTATTATAGCGATTATGAGGTTAACTCTTACATGTATGAAGATCATGGTGATACTTTTGCCTACGAACAGGATATATATTTAGAGAAAAAATTTACCGTGAAAGGTGATAATCAGATTGTTAAAATTAACCAATTAAGCGAAGGACTTTATACTCCAAATTACGAACTCTATGCTTGTAACGTTATGGGTGTTAATTTTCAAGTTAAAAAAGTCCTCGTGGATAATAAAGAAGTTACCGATTTTTATACCGACGATAAAAACTGCCTTCAATTTAAATGCAATAAAAACTTTTTAGATATTCAGATTTTTAGTCTGTAA